A window of the Gemmatirosa kalamazoonensis genome harbors these coding sequences:
- a CDS encoding Ig-like domain-containing protein: MTGAGRGGRGVVRRLAAVASVAALALAASRCASPGIPPGGPPDDSPPQLLRISPESGATNVHPREFELEFDEVVAEVPTGANAASGAPAAGGGSFTGNPTGPNLASIMVLSPRAGALRADWHRDRVTVHARQPLRANTTYTLTVLPGLADLRSNVRDSAIVVVFSTGPTLDTGRVGGIVFDWVAGRVAQRALVEAIGPDSVTYVAVTDTGGRFVMRNLPVGTYAFRGVLDVNNNRAFDPREAYDLVSVGPPQFARGDSAKVELLAFVHDTLGPRLTTVAVTDSVTLRLTFDKPLDPAAPVTPDRFRVVGRDSTVVPVIAAYRAVDFDSLKARIARARAPTRSPAPGPRATRRVERPPLRGSTRRARAATASPRRAATRRAAARPHRRRCRAVRRRPPTS; encoded by the coding sequence GTGACCGGCGCGGGTCGCGGCGGCCGCGGCGTCGTTAGGCGGCTCGCCGCGGTCGCGTCGGTCGCCGCGCTCGCCCTCGCCGCGTCGCGCTGCGCGTCGCCCGGCATCCCGCCGGGCGGCCCGCCCGATGACTCGCCGCCGCAGCTGCTGCGCATCTCGCCGGAGAGCGGCGCCACGAACGTGCATCCACGCGAGTTCGAGCTCGAGTTCGACGAGGTCGTGGCCGAGGTGCCTACCGGCGCGAACGCGGCGAGCGGCGCGCCGGCGGCGGGCGGCGGCTCGTTCACCGGCAATCCCACGGGGCCGAACCTCGCGTCGATCATGGTGCTGTCGCCGCGCGCCGGCGCGCTGCGCGCGGACTGGCATCGCGACCGCGTCACCGTGCACGCGCGCCAGCCGCTGCGCGCGAACACGACGTACACGCTCACCGTGCTGCCGGGCCTCGCGGATCTGCGCAGCAACGTCCGCGACTCGGCCATCGTCGTCGTGTTCTCCACCGGACCCACGCTCGACACGGGGCGCGTCGGCGGCATCGTGTTCGACTGGGTCGCGGGCCGCGTCGCGCAGCGCGCGCTCGTCGAGGCGATCGGTCCCGACAGCGTCACGTACGTCGCGGTCACCGACACCGGCGGCCGCTTCGTCATGCGCAACCTGCCGGTGGGCACGTACGCGTTTCGCGGCGTGCTCGACGTGAACAACAACCGCGCGTTCGACCCGCGCGAGGCGTACGACCTCGTGAGCGTCGGGCCGCCGCAGTTCGCGCGCGGCGACTCGGCGAAGGTCGAGCTACTCGCGTTCGTGCACGACACCCTGGGTCCGCGGCTCACCACCGTCGCCGTCACCGACAGCGTCACGCTGCGCCTCACGTTCGACAAGCCGCTCGACCCGGCCGCTCCGGTCACGCCCGATCGCTTCCGCGTCGTCGGCCGCGACTCGACGGTGGTGCCGGTGATCGCCGCGTACCGTGCCGTCGACTTCGACAGCCTGAAGGCGCGCATCGCGCGCGCGCGCGCGCCGACTCGATCGCCCGCGCCGGGACCGCGCGCGACACGACGCGTCGAGCGCCCGCCGCTCCGCGGGTCGACACGGCGCGCGCGCGCCGCGACAGCATCGCCGCGGCGCGCCGCGACTCGACGCGCGGCCGCCCGCCCGCACCGCCGCCGGTGCCGAGCCGTCCGTCGCCGTCCACCGACATCGTGA
- a CDS encoding D-glycero-alpha-D-manno-heptose-1,7-bisphosphate 7-phosphatase, with protein MSDDGAGRRAVFFDRDGTLIDDVHYIADPTKVVLRPGAAGAVRRINQAGWLAIVVTNQSGIARGMLTEDDYRRVEARVGELLGTGGARLDASYFCPHLPEVTGPCACRKPGTALYERAAAEHGIDLARSAYVGDKLRDVEPARRLGGLGVLVPSRDTKWLDQQRARDEFTLNTTLDAAVDRVLAWRGSAS; from the coding sequence ATGAGCGACGACGGAGCCGGCCGCCGGGCGGTGTTCTTCGACCGCGACGGCACGCTGATCGACGACGTGCACTACATCGCCGATCCCACGAAGGTCGTCCTCCGCCCCGGCGCGGCGGGCGCGGTGCGGCGAATCAACCAGGCCGGGTGGCTCGCCATCGTGGTCACGAACCAGTCCGGCATCGCGCGCGGCATGCTCACCGAAGACGACTACCGGCGCGTCGAGGCGCGCGTCGGGGAGCTGTTGGGCACCGGCGGGGCGCGGCTCGACGCGAGCTACTTCTGCCCACACCTCCCCGAGGTGACCGGACCCTGCGCGTGCCGCAAGCCGGGCACCGCGCTGTACGAGCGCGCCGCGGCGGAGCACGGCATCGACCTCGCCCGTTCGGCCTACGTGGGCGACAAGCTGCGCGACGTGGAGCCGGCGCGGCGACTCGGCGGCCTCGGCGTGCTCGTGCCGTCGCGCGACACGAAGTGGCTCGACCAGCAGCGCGCGCGCGACGAGTTCACGCTGAACACCACGCTCGACGCCGCGGTGGATCGCGTGCTCGCGTGGCGGGGGAGCGCGTCGTGA